AATATTTGGGATACGTGAAAATAGCACTGCAGAAATCATATCAAGAGTTGGACCTACAGAAATGGGATGaaagcaaaacaaaaaaaaaaaaaaaaaaaaggcggaAGGAAATAAATAACGCGGTGCGCGTTACTCACTCGAGTGTTGGTTTAAAACTTACAGCTGCCAAATTCCGCGAATCAACGGAGGCATACGGCTATAATTAATAACAAGAAAACTCTGCTTAACGTCGAGTAGCCTCTCCGTTTCGCTCTGGAGATTATCTGGCCACATTcccaaaacaaaaaaaaagaaacaaaaaataataaataaaaaaaaatgtataatttggaAATGTTTAAATCttctcgtttgaaaaaaaatatcccacTACCGACGTTCAGGATGATAAATAAACTATGCTCATGAGTCAAAGTAAAGATTTGCTAGAACTTGACGTTGCACAGCCCTCATAGATACGTTATACGATAGAGTATAGATTGACAGTAATCAGAGAAGGTATCGTCGTATCACTCCGGTTAACTGAGGTGAGACATTGGTCTCGTATTTTTTAACAACCTATTAAAAGCTAAGGAGCTCACTCTCGGATCTATAAACTAACCTGAAGCGTTATCAGATTGGCCCACTTTAACACCGGCACAGGGAAAGTAAATTTATGTATCCTGCAGTTGCCCTCAAGAAGAACCGGGGGTCCCCCCGGCACGAGTGGCCAATATCCAGGGAACCTACTTTATTATACCAAGCCGCCATGGAGTTACCTCAAGTAAACGAAACCATTTACGGCGAGGAACGAAACGCGGGGGGATGATGAAGGGGCCATAGGAGGGGTAGGGGGAGGGTGGCGCGGTCTAAATATAATCTCCCTAGATTCCAGATTATTAAACGTGGGCGTTGCCTCTCCAAAGCCAACGCGGAGGAGGGCCAGGGAAACAGGTGTAGcgtatttatattaaaaatcgcCCGTGCGTCATCCGACCTCGTGTCTAATAGATCCTGGGACAGACTCGACTCGTgaatacttttctttttctatctcAAACTAATCATACCTGCGGTCTACGAATTCCCGTCGCGATGCCCGACGTCAGCTGCGATAGCAACAAGTGATTGACACTGGTCCAACTTATGTGCTCGcccactttcggaactttggtATTTGATCATGACCACTGATGAAGCACTGAGTGGTCGGGACTCGCGAAGGTGTTGCACGGTTTACAGTTTAGaggtgtttgaaattttttgaagagGGGTTTTGACTAACGGTGAATGGCTCTATCCCGACAGGACGTCGCTGACAGACTACAGTCAGAAGAGGAAGCCAGGAACCAGCTCTTCCAGAACAAGAAGAAACTGGAACAGGAGGTGTCCGGGCTGAAGAAGGATATCGAAGACTTGGAATTGACAGTACAAAAGTCCGAGCAGGACAAGGCGACCAAGGACCACCAGATCCGCAATCTCAACGACGAGATTGCACACCAGGATGAGCTTATCAACAAGCTCAACAAGGAGAAGAAGAACCAGGGTGAGGTCAACCAGAAGACTGCTGAGGAACTCCAGGCTGCTGAAGACAAGGTCAACCACCTCAACAAGGTGAAGGCCAAGCTTGAACAGACCCTGGATGAACTCGAAGACTCTCTGGAACGCGAGAAGAAACTCCGGTAAGTCGATATTCAACTATTCTCCAACTTATAGTTAACCGAAATGCGAACTTTTCACTTTCAACGTCTACCTCGCACCTTGCAGCGGAGACGTAGAAAAGACCAAGAGGAAGGTTGAGGGAGACCTGAAACTCACCCAGGAGGCTGTTGCCGACCTTGAGAGGAACAAGAAGGAACTTGAACAGACCATCCAGCGTAAGGACAAGGAACTTTCATCCCTGACCGCCAAGCTCGAGGACGAACAGTCCCTTGTTGGCAAGCTCCAGAAACAGATCAAGGAGCTCCAGGCCCGCATTGAGGAGCTCGAAGAAGAGGTAAGTGGCGGAGTGGGACCATCAACGAATCTGAACCGACATTTTCATCCGGGGAATCAATTGTTATGTGCCTACCTGTTAACAGGTTGAAGCCGAGCGACAAGCTCGCGCCAAGGCTGAGAAGCAACGCAGCGACTTGGCCCGCGAGCTTGAAGAGCTTGGCGAACGCCTCGAGGAAGCTGGTGGTGCCACATCCGCTCAGATCGAGCTCAACAAGAAGCGCGAGGCCGAGCTGAGCAAACTCCGCAGGGACCTCGAGGAGGCCAACATCCAGCACGAGGGATCATTGGCCAACCTTCGCAAGAAGCACAATGACGCCGTAGCCGAGATGGGAGAACAGATCGACACTCTCAACAAGCTGAAGGCTAGGTGAGTGCTTTGCATCCTGATGACAGATTGGGGGGTGAGGTATTGCATTGCGTACCAAACCGCGATTTAGAGTAATATCTAATATCCGTTGGACATAGTTTTGAAGCtatgttgtaaattttgttaaaaatttctgaccAGGGCCGATAAGGGCCGTGCCGATATACACCAAGAGTTGAACAACGCTCGCGGAGCCATCGATCTAGTAGCAAGGGAGAAGGTAGACTGAAAATGTCCCCCGGTCCCTGAATACCATTTGTCTGTTTTACCCTTAATCTTACGTCGTCACTATCAGCATGGAAGCACACAATCCTGTCATCTATTGTTCGGTCGTGAATTGAATCAATGAAGCTCGACAAGTGAATAATACGATTTTCAGTTTCCACAAAAAACTTCAATGTATCGCCTTGCGCTCATTGATTGCGGTTAATCTGTTTCTAACGTTTTTCGTCGTTTCCATTCCATGTCACACAAAACAGGGCCGAGAAAGAGAAGGTGCAGTACTTCAGCGAGCTGAACGATCTTCGCGCTGGAGTCGACCATCTTACAAACGAGAAGGTAACCCCGAATGATCCGATCCTTCCGCACCGCAACTAACGCTATTTAGGGGGATCCGAACTCTGAAACTTGAGCCAATGAACAAGGGACAACGTAGGAGACATCACATTGGCTGTGAATGTTCTTTGTGACGTGACGTGATCCCCAAAATGCTTGCTTCCGCTCgtttattattacaaaacTTTTGGTGGCTGAAGTCAACTTGGCGGTGGTGATGGATTGCACACTTTTAAAATCGTACCGTTTTATGTGCAATCATTATCAACACCAGATCCAAGTTTGCTTGGCCTTCGATACCAGGTTCGCGTCTTACTAATGGCgtaaaatgattatttaaacAGGCTGCTCAGGAGAAGATCGCGAAGCAGCTTCAACACCAGCTGAACGAAACCCAGGGCAAACTTGAGGAGACCAACCGCACCTTGAACGACTTTGACGCCGCAAAGAAGAAGCTGTCGATTGAGAACAGCGACCTGCTCCGTCAACTGGAGGAGGCTGAATCCCAGGTTAGCCAGCTGTCAAAGATCAAGATCTCGCTGACTACCCAGCTCGAAGACACGAAGAGACTCGCCGACGAAGAGTCCCGCGAGCGTGCCACCCTCCTTGGCAAATTCCGCAATCTGGAACACGACCTGGACAACATCCGCGAacaggtggaggaggaggccGAAGGCAAGGCCGACATCCAGAGGCAGTTGAGCAAGGCGAACGCAGAGGCTCAGCTGTGGCGCACAAAGTACGAGTCCGAGGGTGTCGCCAGGGCCGAGGAACTCGAGGAAGCCAAGCGCAAGCTCCAGGCTCGCCTCGCCGAAGCCGAGGAGACGATCGAATCCCTCAACCAGAAGGTCATCGCCCTCGAGAAGACCAAGCAGCGTCTTGCGACCGAAGTCGAGGACCTCCAACTGGAGGTCGACCGTGCGACGGCGATCGCAAACGCCGCggagaagaagcagaaggcCTTCGACAAGATCATTGGAGAATGGAAACTCAAGGTGGACGACCTTGCCGCCGAGCTGGACGCCAGCCAAAAGGAGTGCCGCAACTACAGCACGGAACTCTTCAGGCTCAAGGGTGCCTACGAGGAGGGACAGGAACAGCTGGAGGCTGTCCGCCGCGAGAACAAGAACCTCGCCGACGAGGTCAAGGACCTCCTCGACCAGATTGGAGAGGGTGGACGCAACATCCACGAGATCGAGAAGGCAAGGAAGCGCCTGGAGGCTGAGAAGGACGAACTTCAAGCCGCCCTTGAGGAGGCTGAAGCTGCCCTTGAACaggaggagaacaaggtgCTCCGCAGCCAGCTTGAACTTAGCCAGGTCAGGCAGGAGATCGACCGCCGTATCcaggagaaggaggaagagtTCGAGAACACCAGAAAGAACCACCAGCGCGCTCTCGACTCCATGCAGGCGTCCCTCGAAGCCGAAGCCAAGGGCAAGGCTGAGGCGCTTCGCATGAAGAAGAAGCTTGAGGCTGACATCAACGAGCTTGAGATCGCCCTTGACCATGCGAACAAGGCCAACGCCGAGGCGCAGAAGAACATCAAGAGATACCAGCAGCAGTTGAAGGACGTTCAGACCGCCCTTGAAGAGGAACAGCGTGCCCGTGACGACGCCAGGGAGCTCCTTGGAATCTCGGAGCGTCGTGCAAACGCTCTGCAAAACGAACTCGAGGAGAGCCGCACCCTCCTTGAGCAGGCTGACCGCGGACGTCGCCAGGCCGAACAGGAACTTGGAGACGCCCACGAACAGTTGAACGAGCTCGGCGCACAGAACGCCTCAATTTCCGCCGCCAAGAGGAAACTCGAGAGTGAACTCCAGACCCTGCACGTGAGTAACATTCCGACCGTTTTTAGCCTTTTGTATGGTGATTATCAGCGTTAGAAATTTCACACTGTCCACGTTTACTTGTAGTCCGACCTTGACGAGCTTCTCAACGAAGCCAAGAACTCCGAGGAGAAGGCCAAGAAGGCAATGGTAGACGCGGCAAGACTCGCCGACGAACTCAGGGCCGAACAAGACCACGCTCAGACCCAAGAGAAACTACGCAAGGCACTTGAGACCCAGATCAAGGAACTCCAGGTCCGTCTTGACGAAGCCGAGGCCAACGCCCTTAAGGGAGGAAAGAAGGCGATCCAGAAACTGGAACAGCGAGTCCGCGAACTGGAGAACGAACTTGACGGAGAACAGAGGAGGCACGCCGACGCCCAGAAGAACCTGCGCAAGTCCGAGCGCCGCATCAAGGAGCTCAGCTTCCAGGTGAGTTCGATATTGACAGTTTGGATAAGTCGGTCGATCAGAAATATTCAAAAGCAAAATTCGATTGGGTTCTTTTGTTAACGCGCGTCTACTTGTTTCACGCAGGCCGACGAGGACCGCAAGAACCACGAGCGCATGCAAGACCTGGTCGACAAACTGCAGCAGAAGATCAAGACGTACAAGAGGCAGATCGAGGAGGCCGAGGAAATCGCAGCCCTCAACCTTGCCAAGTTCCGCAAGGCACAACAGGAGCTCGAAGAAGCCGAGGAAAGAGCAGACCTTGCCGAGCAGGCCATCGCCAAGTTCCGTACCAAGGGACGCGGAGGAAGCGCAGCCCGTGGTCTCAGCCCAGCGGTAAGATAAAAGTATTTACCTAGCATATCTCCTATGCCCGTTCGCGTGAAAAGGACGAAGGaagtaaaagaaattaatgaataatcgtcaacgtgataaaaaaaaaagccaaaCGAACCTTGAGTCACTTTTATGTAAAGAGATTATTCCATTCTATGCCCGAATTTAGCCCCAGAAGGGTCGCAAGTTAGCAGCCCTGGAGTAGCCAGTCGCCGCTACCCCCAGTAAGTCCGAAAATGACCCAAATGTGTGCAGCGTGATTTCGTGCCCATAatagtttagtttttttttttttttccattattatttctctctctttttctcatttcatctCTCCACTCACTGTCCCAGCAGTAAATTATTGTACAGCTATCTACATTTATCTCATCCTGATTATATACCCACTCCCACTGACGTTCGCGGTCAGATAATTGAGAAATCGTGCACATCTAAACGTGTATCGAtgcggaaaaataaatatcacctaacgagaggggaaaaaaaaacaaggaaagaAATGGAAAGCACATCACAGCGTGTAAACCCTGACCTCGTATTTGTATCTAAATCAGCTAAGTAGCCCAAAGCTCAATTAATATAGTTATATTCGTAATAATTCGCTCTCACAATATTGCACTCAAAGCAAAGGAGAATCACTCACCTATTTATGCATAATAAACAGTTTTAGCGGCGCTCAGTCATCCCTGTAAGACCCCAATACAGAAGGACAGGCTCCAGTTTGGTCATGCATCGCGACAAGCTCCCAATAATATCACTTAATCACCGTATTTAATCACTACACTGCACTATATCACAAAAACGCAAACGAAAAAGTGGATGAAAACAACTTTAGTCAGAAGAATCCGAACACTGGGAATGTCGTACAGCCGCACAGTAAACAAATACATGTTACGATAATTCAAGCCAGCCGCTATTCGTGATAACAATCGTCGCAACGGACTTGAATTTCGGCTCGGACATACCGCAGAGACGAAGACGATCCCCCAACTTCTGCACTCGTACTACGGAATTTGGTAGATCTTCTCAGCGTCACTTTATATGAATAAGCGTAGGAAGATTGTAGTAGTGCGGGTTTGGCGACATCTCGCGGCGTAAGTCAGAGTCGAGATCCGAGTCCCTGCAATTTCTAATATTCATACAGCTTAAAAACATCACGATATTGTCTACATATTCCAGATCTCTCTTTTaactgtttgttttttatttattattttacagcCACACAGACCCATGCAGCGACCCATGTTCGACGGTTCTGCGTTCCCGCCACGCTTCGACCTTCAGCCCGACGGTGAGCTGTAAGCCAAGAAAAAAACGCGAATCCCATCAAATCTTTCCCTTTCCTATACCACtgtaagaacaaaaaaaaacaaacatactaaaaaaaaataaaaaataccccACCTCTCGCCTCATCACGAAACACACCGCCGTcctatataaaatatatatctcATAATACGccaaatattcatatatatatgtaccaaAGTAACATGAAACATTCAttgagataataataataatgttaacaAGTAACTTATAACGATGATAATCGCGTCACCATAAGAAGCAAGAAGACATCACGACGATCGTTCGCGAgcttatgtatatatatatatacacatatatatatatatatacgtcaTGTCATATCATATACACGATATTACGATATgtagtaaaataattattgaaagagatacgtacacacacatatacatacatgcgaCGAGTGCAGTAACACCCACCGTGTGTAAATGAGGAAGAGGTGTTCGAACAGCAGTGTGACACCGCCGTAACGAGGATATAAgatcaaaataaataacgaaagaaagaataagattgtaaaaaaaacaagaaagaacaacaagcaaaataaataaataaataaatgaaatgaataacgaACAAGATCGAGAAcatcacaataataataatattgtatatcCTATATAaagtaatttaatttataaaacgaaatatgtatttattaaaataaataagcaaataaataaatataagaacTGAATTGAAATCACGAGCACACCTCTTCTACCCGTGTAACACATATACTAtctacctatatatatatatgtaagatGTGTAATTTATTGTGTAGCCTAGATACACGTgcattgtatatgtatatacatatcccCCAAGAACGATCAACTATTACTACGTCTTTTTGCTCAAAAGTGTGATGCATGAACGGCCGAGGCGGGgcttttcattaattttcatctcgCAAACGTATATAAGCGCATATACGATTCTCATGCATTATACACACAaaacgacaaataaaaaaaaaaaaaaaaaaaaaaaaacaattttttctaataaaatcgTACGTCAGAATAAAACACGCGTCATTTGACTATAATGAACACGTATTGtcaattatattgtattatattatataaagtgataataataattactcaaaatatacataaacaaATCTTGTGATTACTTCGGTTAAGGTCAAGACCCTTGTTCATATATAACTGATACCGTGGAACGaactacatacatatataacagCGTTACGAAAATTAATGATAACGACAAACGCTAAAATTCTGTACGATATGGAAAGATAATCGGTCGTCGCCTCGTTTATCTTGTGCTTTCTATTTTGTTTGGTTGAATGTTCTCCAGCTGCTTGAAAAAGCCCCACCACATTTTCCATATCGGCCAAGTCTCGGTGCTGACTCCGAACTCCTTGCAGGTTTGCTCAAAGGCCGGTTGACACAGGTGAAGGTAGGTATGGTCGATAGTTGGAAGAAGATGATGCAGAGTATGGGAGCCGAAATTGGTCAGAACGAGGAAAGTCGACGCCTCGATCTCCAGGCGATCGCGAACCGTGTCCACCTGGGCTAGACCAAAGTCCATATCCTTACGACGAACGTCACCGTCGTGGTAGATTTCCGGATGCTGGTGAGCCGCGTGTAGACCGGCTACCCCGAAGTGGAAACTGGCTAccacgattattttcagaTAGGTAACCAGAGCTGATGACGGTGGTGCCACCAAACACATCAGAGTCGGGATCAGCAACGGCACCGCGTCTCTCAGCTCCGGACCTCCAAACTCCCAAAATATGCTGTAGACTCTGTTTCGATGGGAAGGTGAAATGGAAGAAATATGTAATTTGAACGttgacatattttcaaataggATCGATTGGTATTTCTCATACCTTCTTATTGCATGGAGGAAATAAATGATGCAGTAAACGAGTGGGAAATAGATCCAAGAGAAGTAACGTGTTATCAATGATTTGTCCTTGCGAGGCAGAAGGTAAAATATAGGCTCGTGTATGGTGATCTCCAAGTCGATAATCGTGTTAGTGTAGAGATGGTGGCTGAGAATATGCATGATTCGCCATTCTCTGGATGACATCAGGCTCAAGTCCATGTAGTACATACGGAAGGTGTCCCTCTGGTGTAGGAAGTTGTGGCCCACTATTGCAGTCCACGTTAGAAAAATTCCTgcagagaaagaaaatgtatGGTCTTGTAGATTCTACGTGCTGAAAATAACCCCATGGCTGTAAGATTATCGGTATAACGAAAGTACCCACCACTCGCTACGATCATCAACCACGATGGGGCTATGGCAGCTTTCACGCAAAGAGCTAACGTCACGATGAAGAGAAAGTCAGCAATAAAGTTGGTACTTCGAGCTGACGTGTGAATGTCGACGTCCTTAAGCGCTTCTCTGACGCGTCCTTTGAATTTTCGGTAAAATCCATCAGGCTTAAAAGTCAACGGAGAAGATCTCGGGGTGACAGCGTCCCGGATGTAGAAGTTTGGCAAAAGTTTTTCAGCCAGCAGCGTAATGTGGTGCGCCTACAGCAGAAGGATATTGACGGTTAGTATTGAATGGTTTGGAAACATGATAGGGTTAACTTAAAAGAGACTTAAAGATTACCTCGAACGCCTCCGTGATGTCGGTTCCTTCGGTGAGCGTGAGCCATTCACTACCGCCTGGATGATTTCTTATCCATTTACTGAGATCGTAAAGTTTATCACCGATCCTCCAGAGTCCTTCGGCACCGTCATCCTTCCTCTTTCCTTCTAACCAACGTGCGCCTGTTTTCCAGCCGACGTCCCGACCGGTTGGGTACTTGAAACCACCGAAGGTGGTATCACCCCACTTTTTACCAATATTTTCGTCGACCATTTAACTGGCTCCTTTCCAATGACTGGATACTTCCAATGCAAATTGAATTGTGGCACTGATTATTCGCACTCGAACGATTTTGTACGAATCTGCTCACACTCGAATTGGTTAGACGAACCAAACTCTATCGTTGAGCATCAAGTGCGCCCTCGAGTTTAACTGGATAATTACTAAACAGCTTGAAGAATCGGTAAAAAGTATATAAAGCAGGTCTTCGGATCgcgataacaaaaaaatgcCAGTATCTCGCAAATTGGTTATGTGGAAGATATATCAAGCAAGTGTAATCAACAAGGGAGAATGGCGACGGCAAATAATTTTCGATAACTATTAAGTGCAGATGTAAATTATCGAATGTTTTCAACTGCGTGGATAAGTTACTTGTTATGATATGGTTACGATAAACTAATTTTCGTTTATGTAACCCCATCAAAGTATGTCAACCGTATCTAAGAtcaaaggtgaaaaatttgatacgcaatttttatcatctcTTAAAATAAACATAACAAAGTATAATAACAAATTGCGAAACCCTCTATCCAGTTCATACACGTAATATTTACCACtctaaatttttaacgaatcaTCTAACTGGATTAATCGGAGCCTCTCGAACTCGTAAAGCTTTCGTTTACAGAAATGTTAgtaaattttcagattttatttttgcaattattcAATAATCCTCCAATAGCGTTTACTTTAATTTCCAAAATACACAACACGCCAAGGGATACATTGAGTAACAATATTGATTAGATACAGTGGAAAaaggattttaaaaattaagaaagtATCAAGACACGGTTAAATGTTTTTCGATAATCATCGCATGTTCGGTGTATTTTTCGGTTCAACGTTTCCCAACTGCTTGAATTGGCCCTTCAAAAGCTTCCACTGAGTCCAAAGTTCCGTACTGACGCCAAACTCCTTGCAGGTTTGCTCAAAGGCTGGTTGGCATAGGTGAAGATAGGCATGATCCACGGTAGGTAGTAGATGATGCAAAGTGTGAGACCCATAGTGGGTCAGGATAAGAAATATGGAAGGCTCGATCTCGACACGGTCACGGACCGCGTCTAGCTGGGCAAGGCCCCAATCGGTATCCTCGCGACGGGCGTCCCCGTCATGATAGATGTCCGGATGATGATGTGCCGCATTCAATCCAACCAGACTAAAGTGGCAGCTGGCAATAAAGATGACCTTCGCCCAGGTGATAAAAGCGGTCAGCGGAGGTGCGACGAAGCACATCAATGTCGGGATCAGAAAGGGTACCGCGTCTCTTAGCTCGGGTTCGCCAAACTCCCAAAAGACAGAATAGATCCTGTGTGAAAAGGGATAATGAGAATAATCAGACGGGGATCCGAATTAACTTACCGATACCCACCTTTTGATcgcgtgtataaaatatgtcAGACTGTAAACGAGAGGAGAATAGAGCCATGCAAAATTCCGTGGTATCAGTCCTTTATCTTTGCGAGGTAGCAGGTGAAAGATGGGCTCAAACATTATTATCTCCAGGTCAAGGAGCGTATTTGTGTAAAGATGGTGACTTAGAGCGTGAAAGATCCGCCATTCCTTGGAGGACATTGGGCTCAAATCCATGTACCACATGCGGTAGTTGTCCCTCTGATGCATGTAATTGTGCCCCGCATTCAAAGTCCAGGTCAAGAATATTCCTACAGAAGATTAACAGAGACTTTACTTTGTCTTGGGTGAGAAAGAGGGATGAATTCGAATCCAAAATGAATTCCAAACTAATATCAAGGTAACCAATTCGTTACCGCTCGCCACGATTGTGATCCAAGATTGGGTCGCTGCAGCCGTCGTACAGAGGAGTAACGTGGTGGCGAAGAGAAAATCTGCAATAAGATTCGAGGTCTTCGTTGGCCTGTGAAAGTCGACATCCTTTAGGGCTTCCCTGGCACGTTCTTTGAATATTCGATAGAAACCATCGGGCTTGAAGGTGAAAGGACAGGACCTCGGGGCGGTCGCTTCTCGGACGTAGAACTCTGGCAGCAGACGTTCAGCAAGAAGCGTTACATGATGTGCCTGTGACAAGAATGGAATAGATGTAAAAATTGCAAGGTTTGAGAATTCAAGGAACGAACGGAATGTCTCAAGGCCAAAGAACACCTCGAATGCCTCCGTGATGTCGGTCCCCTGGGTGAGCGTTATCCACTCGGAACCGCCCGGATGGTTCCTTGCCCATCCGTCGAGGTCGTAGAGTTTATCACCGATCCGCCATAGTCCTTCGGCTCCATCGTCCAGTCGCTTTCCTTTCAGCCAGCCTGCCCCAGTCTTTAATCCGGCGCCACGTTCACTTGGGTACTTCAACCCCATGAGAGTGCTCTCCATCTTTTTTGCCGTCATTTTCGTTGCTGGTAACGTTGTACTTTGAAtactatttaaaaaatgtaccaGTGTCGAGTCTCGTTGAAAGCCAAACTGTAATGAGGGCAGCTTACAAATTCCTTCACCAAATATTTGCGCGTATTTCGTGACAAACAAGTCAGCTGACGTATACTTGACTGATTGACAATAATGGCCGAacactgaaaatttcaattctttgcGATTTATAAAGCTTCCACTACTACCAACAAAATAGTGGTGTTATTATCACTTGTATGTAGATGCAGCAATCAATAGTTGAAAGGGGAGTCAATAATTGTGACTGTGGTTTCATCAATCATTCTCAGATGATAAGTAGCTGCGTTATTAACTATTATCACGGTTCTCAGTTGTGAACAAGAAATATGTTAAAGAGTCGAAATAAATTGCTGTATATCACATGTCAAAAACTTATCGTTGAAATGACTGTCATCTgtagtttataaaaattgcaaactctGTTCTGTCCTTATTTACGACGTAGTTTCGAGAatggaaacttttttaattgaattagcACCTAGTAAATGTAATTTTACAATTCTGATGTATTCTGTATCGATCGTCTTGACTCCTGCTAAATGTAAGATAGCCTGTTCTATCATGCCGCAACCGACACGTTCCATTCAATCTCCttgcttgaaattttaatgATGTTGGTAATATGTTTGATGGGAATTGCATTACGGTTGCATAAACTGAAATAACTTCTTTGGCAAAACGTCGTGCTTGAAGATAGACGAGCATTGTAGAGGGTCTATGCCACGGGGAAATTTCATGAAACAATCTGTTTTTTATACTGGCATGAAGAAGAGTATTTAAACATCGTTGAAtagttttgttttcatttctatcAGAAATGATAATCACAGAAACTACATGTAATCAAATTTACACATACTATCATATTTTATCCTATTGTATCCGCTTCAACTTTGTTTCAAACGaacaaagataaaaattgagcaaATGGTTTTTCCCTAAACTACCAAGATATGAAGTAGAGAAATTGCATGAAACTTTCCTATTGATCGCAATTTGGATTCGTAACTCACGAATGCACGTTTCTCTAAAAGACCTGTTTACATGTCATGCGTCGTTTCGATTTTATTCTCTTAAGCATATATCAAGGTATAATATGATGAAACATAGATGATTATCTAGTATTGGGCGTCTTCTTCGGCTCGGTGTTTTGTAGCTGCATGAATTGGCCCTTGAAGAGTTTCCACTGAGTCCATAGATCGGTATTAACGCCAAACTCTTTGCAGGTTTGCTCGAAGGCAGGTTCGCAGAGGTGTAAGTAAGAATGATCGACGGTTGGTAGAAGGTGGTGGAGGGTGTGCCATCCGAGGTGGGTCAATACGAGAAAAGGGGAAGACTGGATTTCGACGCCATCCCGGACTGCGTCTATTTGAGCCAGGCCCCAGTCTAAATCCTCGCGATGGACATCTCCATCGTGATAGATGTCAGGGTGATGGTGAGCAGCGTTTACACCGATCAAGCCGAAATGAAAACTGGATATAACGATAACCTTCATCCAAGTAACCAGCGCGAGACTCGGCGGTGCCACTGAACACATCAAGGCTGGGATCAGAAACGGTGTTAAATCCCTGTAATCTAAGGTGCCCCACTCAAAAGCCAGACTGTAGATTCTGTAACGAAGAAAACGTGGTTATTCAGTCAGTATTCGAATTGATTCTGTCATATTTGTGATACTGTCGGATCAG
The Neodiprion fabricii isolate iyNeoFabr1 chromosome 5, iyNeoFabr1.1, whole genome shotgun sequence genome window above contains:
- the LOC124183046 gene encoding myosin heavy chain, muscle isoform X2, which produces MPKPIKQEGEDPDPTPYLFVSLEQKRIDQTKPYDAKKACWVPDEKEGYVLGEIKATKGDVVSVSLPGGETKDFKKDQLQQVNPPKYEKAEDMSNLTYLNDASVLHNLKQRYYHKLIYTYSGLFCVAINPYKRYPVYTQRCAKLYRGKRRSEVPPHIFAISDGAYVNMLTNSENQSMLITGESGAGKTENTKKVIAYFATVGASTKKEDNPNQKKGSLEDQVVQTNPVLEAFGNAKTVRNDNSSRFGKFIRIHFGPSGKLAGADIETYLLEKARVISQQSLERSYHIFYQMMSGSVNGLKQNCLLSNNVNDYYFVSQGKTTIPGMDDGEECQLTDQAFDVLGFTQEEKDNIYKITAAVMHMGGMKFKQRGREEQAEADGTEEGERVAKLLGCDCADLYKNLLKPRIKVGNEFVTQGRNKDQVAYSVGAMSKAMFDRLFKWLVKKCNETLDTKQKRQHFIGVLDIAGFEIFDFNSFEQLCINFTNEKLQQFFNHHMFVLEQEEYKREGIEWSFIDFGMDLLACIELIEKPMGILSILEEESMFPKATDKTFEEKLNNNHLGKSPNFLKPKPPKPGQQAAHFAIGHYAGNVPYNITGWLEKNKDPLNDSVVDQFKKSQNKLLVEIFADHPGQSGGGDAGGGKGGRGKKGGGFSTVSSSYKEQLNNLMTTLRATQPHFVRCIIPNELKQPGLIDSHLVMHQLTCNGVLEGIRICRKGFPNRMVYPDFKLRYKILAPAAVDKVASDPKKAAEAVLDAAALDADQFRLGHTKVFFRAGVLGQMEELRDERLSKIVSWMQAFVRGYLTRKDYKKLQEQRLALQVVQRNLRKYLQLRTWPWWKLWQKVKPLLNATRIEDELAKWEEKATRAQEAFEREEKARKELEALNSKLLSEKTDLLRQLEGEKGSLSEFQEKSIKLAAQKVDLESQLQDVADRLQSEEEARNQLFQNKKKLEQEVSGLKKDIEDLELTVQKSEQDKATKDHQIRNLNDEIAHQDELINKLNKEKKNQGEVNQKTAEELQAAEDKVNHLNKVKAKLEQTLDELEDSLEREKKLRGDVEKTKRKVEGDLKLTQEAVADLERNKKELEQTIQRKDKELSSLTAKLEDEQSLVGKLQKQIKELQARIEELEEEVEAERQARAKAEKQRSDLARELEELGERLEEAGGATSAQIELNKKREAELSKLRRDLEEANIQHEGSLANLRKKHNDAVAEMGEQIDTLNKLKARAEKEKVQYFSELNDLRAGVDHLTNEKAAQEKIAKQLQHQLNETQGKLEETNRTLNDFDAAKKKLSIENSDLLRQLEEAESQVSQLSKIKISLTTQLEDTKRLADEESRERATLLGKFRNLEHDLDNIREQVEEEAEGKADIQRQLSKANAEAQLWRTKYESEGVARAEELEEAKRKLQARLAEAEETIESLNQKVIALEKTKQRLATEVEDLQLEVDRATAIANAAEKKQKAFDKIIGEWKLKVDDLAAELDASQKECRNYSTELFRLKGAYEEGQEQLEAVRRENKNLADEVKDLLDQIGEGGRNIHEIEKARKRLEAEKDELQAALEEAEAALEQEENKVLRSQLELSQVRQEIDRRIQEKEEEFENTRKNHQRALDSMQASLEAEAKGKAEALRMKKKLEADINELEIALDHANKANAEAQKNIKRYQQQLKDVQTALEEEQRARDDARELLGISERRANALQNELEESRTLLEQADRGRRQAEQELGDAHEQLNELGAQNASISAAKRKLESELQTLHSDLDELLNEAKNSEEKAKKAMVDAARLADELRAEQDHAQTQEKLRKALETQIKELQVRLDEAEANALKGGKKAIQKLEQRVRELENELDGEQRRHADAQKNLRKSERRIKELSFQADEDRKNHERMQDLVDKLQQKIKTYKRQIEEAEEIAALNLAKFRKAQQELEEAEERADLAEQAIAKFRTKGRGGSAARGLSPAPHRPMQRPMFDGSAFPPRFDLQPDGEL